The genomic stretch GAGCTCCGGGCGACCGCCAACGCCCTGGCGAGCGAGGGGAAGGTCGCCGTGCTCGGCAGCGGCGCGAGCGGCGCGCAGTTCGTCGTCGCCGCCCCCGAGGGGACGGGGATCAACGCCGGCGAGGTCGTCGGCGAGCTCGCGGCGACCGTCGGCGGCGGCGGCGGCGGCCCCGCGGACTTCGCGCAGGGCGGCGGGCCCGATACCGACAAGCTCGACGAGGCGCTCGAGTCCGCGCCCGAGGTCCTCAGGCGCGTCCGCAACGCGTAGAACGGCTCGTTTTCGCCATTCGAATCGAAGTTCGGAACCAGCTATCGCTCTGCCGGCGGTTCAGTCGCCCTCCTCGGCGCGCTCGGCCATCGAGAGCTCCTCGCCTCCGATGGCGGTGTCCCGCAGGTCGGCCTCGATCTCCTCGAGGCTCCGGCCGTTGGTCTCGGGCACGAAGTAGTGCGAGAAGGCGAACGAGGCCGCCGTCAGCAGGGCGAACAGCCAGAACGTGAAGGCGGGCCCGATCAGGTCGAACAGCTGGGGGAACAGCTGGGCGACCGCGAGGTTCGCGAGCCAGTTGACGACGGTCGCGACGCCCATCGCCGTCCCGCGGACGTTCAGCGGGTAGATCTCGGCGATGAGCAGCCAGAACACCGGCCCGAGCCCGATCGCGAAGAACGCGACGTACAGCATCAGGCTGCCCGTCGCGACGTAGCCGAGCACGCCGCCCAGACCTGGCAGGTAGAAGGCCCCGCCGAGGACGACCAGCATGACGAACATCCCCGCCATCCCGCCCAGAAGCAGCGGCCGCCGGCCGACCCGGTCGAGCAGCAGGATCGCGACGACGGTCATGACGACGTTGATGACGCCGACGCCGACGGTCGCGAGGATCGAGGCGACGCTTCCGAACCCGGTCGATTCGAGGATCGTCGGCGCGTAGTAGATCACCGTGTTGATCCCGGTGACCTGCTGGGCTGCCGCGAGTCCGATCCCGACGATCAGCGCGGGGCGGATCCAGGGCTGGAGCAGGTCGCCCAGTTCGGCCTCCTCGACCTCGGCCATCCGGCGCATCTCGGCGATCTCCTCGTCGACGCTCACCTCGCTGCGGATGCGTTCGAGCGTCGAGCGCGCCTCCTCCTCGCGCTCCTGCTCGACGAGCCAGCGCGGGCTCTCGGGCATGAAGTACATCCCGACGAGCAGGACGGTGGCGGGGACCATCCCCGCACCGAGCATGAGCCGCCAGGCGCCCTGGCCCGCGAGCGCGTAGTTCACCAGATAGGAGACGAGGATGCCGCTCGTGATCGCGAGCTGGTTGAACGTCACGAGCGAGCCCCGGATGTCCGGCGGGGAGATCTCCGAGATGTAGAGCGGGCCGACGATCGAGGCGAAGCCGATCGCGATCCCGTTGAACACCCGGGCGGCGATGAGCCACTCGACGCTCCGTGCGGTGGCCATCCCGAGCGAGCCGATGAAGAAGATACAGGCCGCGAGCAGGATCAACCGCCGCCGACCGATCCGGTCGGCGAGCCGGCCGCCGATCGCCGCGCCGACGGCCGCCCCCACCAGCGCGCCGCTGACGACAAGCCCCTCGAGGAACGCGGACTCCTCGAGGGCGGGGAACGTCTCGCCGATGTAGAGCAGCGCCCCGGAGATGACGCCCGTGTCGAACCCGAACAACAGCCCGTTCAGCGCGGCCAGCGCGGCGGTGATCACGACGAACCGCCGTCGCTCGCCGCCGAGGCCCGCGGTCTCTCTGATACTCATTATCGTTCGTTGGTGGGGCTCGGCCCCACGCCGTT from Halalkalicoccus tibetensis encodes the following:
- a CDS encoding sugar porter family MFS transporter, which translates into the protein MSIRETAGLGGERRRFVVITAALAALNGLLFGFDTGVISGALLYIGETFPALEESAFLEGLVVSGALVGAAVGAAIGGRLADRIGRRRLILLAACIFFIGSLGMATARSVEWLIAARVFNGIAIGFASIVGPLYISEISPPDIRGSLVTFNQLAITSGILVSYLVNYALAGQGAWRLMLGAGMVPATVLLVGMYFMPESPRWLVEQEREEEARSTLERIRSEVSVDEEIAEMRRMAEVEEAELGDLLQPWIRPALIVGIGLAAAQQVTGINTVIYYAPTILESTGFGSVASILATVGVGVINVVMTVVAILLLDRVGRRPLLLGGMAGMFVMLVVLGGAFYLPGLGGVLGYVATGSLMLYVAFFAIGLGPVFWLLIAEIYPLNVRGTAMGVATVVNWLANLAVAQLFPQLFDLIGPAFTFWLFALLTAASFAFSHYFVPETNGRSLEEIEADLRDTAIGGEELSMAERAEEGD